A region of Corvus cornix cornix isolate S_Up_H32 chromosome 3, ASM73873v5, whole genome shotgun sequence DNA encodes the following proteins:
- the RHOB gene encoding rho-related GTP-binding protein RhoB, whose amino-acid sequence MAAIRKKLVVVGDGACGKTCLLIVFSKDEFPEVYVPTVFENYVADIEVDGKQVELALWDTAGQEDYDRLRPLSYPDTDVILMCFSVDSPDSLENIPEKWVPEVKHFCPNVPIILVANKKDLRNDEHVRNELARMKQEPVRTEDGRAMAIRIQAYDYLECSAKTKEGVREVFETATRAALQKRYGTQNGCINCCKVL is encoded by the coding sequence ATGGCCGCCATCCGCAAGAAGCTCGTGGTGGTGGGGGACGGTGCCTGTGGCAAGACTTGCCTCCTCATCGTCTTCAGCAAGGACGAGTTCCCCGAGGTCTATGTGCCCACCGTTTTCGAGAACTACGTGGCGGACATCGAGGTGGACGGCAAGCAGGTGGAGCTGGCCCTGTGGGATACGGCTGGCCAGGAGGACTATGACCGCCTGCGTCCCCTTTCCTATCCGGACACCGATGTGATCCTCATGTGCTTCTCTGTGGACAGCCCGGACTCGCTGGAGAACATCCCAGAGAAGTGGGTGCCCGAAGTCAAGCACTTCTGCCCCAACGTCCCCATCATCCTGGTGGCCAACAAGAAGGACCTGCGCAACGACGAACACGTGCGGAACGAGCTGGCCCGCATGAAGCAGGAGCCGGTGCGCACCGAGGACGGCCGGGCCATGGCCATTCGCATCCAGGCCTACGACTACCTGGAGTGCTCGGCCAAGACCAAGGAGGGTGTCCGGGAGGTCTTCGAGACGGCCACCCGGGCAGCCTTGCAGAAGCGCTACGGCACCCAGAACGGCTGCATCAACTGCTGCAAAGTCCTATAG